DNA sequence from the Cupriavidus sp. WKF15 genome:
CGGCGACAACGGTCGCCAGCACGACGGTGTCTTCCACGTCGACCAGCACGGCACCGCCAGCCTGGCGGGCGATTTCACCGGTTTCCATGCGGACCGTATGCTGGCCCCACTGGAACTGCTTGACTACTTTGTTGAACATGGACATTTGCATTCCTTGTCTTGCGTGCACGCCGGAATCATTGCTCGGCGCGCCCCGCCTGCGTTCTCAGCCGCAGGCTAACTGCCGGATGCGGTCGCAGTCGCAGGGAAGTGCTATGCCATTCCAGCGCGGCACGGTTGCCGATGCCGCGTTGGAATGACACAAAGCCCTGTTTCCTTGGCCGGTCCGGATACTAAAACCCTTGAAAAAGAGCAACTTACTCCGTTGCGGAGCTTGCCGCAACGGGGGGCCGGCGAATCGGAATTCCCCAAACCCGGTGAAGCGAAAATCACTCGCCGCATATGTTGCGTTTTCCGGCGGGGCGCGAAATCCGCCCGCCAGAAATGCAAAATGCCTGCCCCAGCAATGCTGAAGCAGGCATCGAGGCCTCACGCGAAACCGTGCAAACCCTGGAATCGCGCTGCCATGCCAGCCAATCCTTACTTGCGCAGGCCCAGCTTTTCGATCAGGGCGCGGTAACGATCAGCGTCGTTGGACTTGAGGTAGTCCAGCAGGCGACGACGACGGCTCACCATGCGCAGCAGACCGCGGCGGCTGTGGTGATCCTTCATGTTGGCCTTGAAGTGCGGGGTCAGTTCGTTGATGCGGGTGGTCAGCAGGGCCACCTGGACTTCGGGGCTGCCAGTGTCGTTGGCGCCACGGGCGAACTGCTTGATGACTTCGGACTTGTTGATATCGGCGACTGCCATGATGATTTCCTTTCACTTGCGAACGCCACAGCGCGGGATGCGCCGCTTGCGTCGTGCCATGCATAAACAGGCATCTGCCCTCATGCCGGCGTTGGCCGGATGACGACAGCGGCGGATTATAACGGAAAGCGGTACCGGGGGCCAGCCCGCTGGCCGTCTTCACCCTGCGGGCCTCAGGGGCGCTGCATACGGCACGTGGTAGGCAATGTGGTCTGGGCCGTCTTGAGCTTGCGCACCGTGCGGAAACCATAGCCCGAGCCCTCGTTGTCGAACCGCACTTCGCCGCCCTGCCGCTCCATCACCGAGACGTAGAGCGGCTGCAGCACCTGGTGGTCTTCAGCGCGTACGGTGGCCTCATGGAAGTCGTTGACGTAGCGCATATTCTCCAGCGCGCGGGCGACCTGGACCGCATCGGTCGATCCGGCCTTCTCGATCGCCCGCGCCAGCATTTCCACCATCATCTGCATGCGCAAGTGCACGTAATCGTCCCTGGGCTCCGGGTAGCGCGCGCGGAACTGTTCATAGAAGGCGTCCGATGCGGCGCCACCAACATTCGGGTGCCATTCCGCCACGGCCAGCACACGGCCCACGCCGGCATCGCCCATTGCGGCCGGCGCGCCGAGGCCATTGCCATAGAAGGTGTAGAACTTTGCCTGCAGGCCGCCTTCGCGCGCGGCCTTGACCATCAGCGTGAGGTCATTGCCCCAGTTGCCGGTCACGACGGCGTCAGCCCCGCTGGCCTTGATCTTGGCGATGTAGGGTGCAAAGTCCTTGATCTTGCCGATCGGGTGGAACTCGTCGCCAACGAACTGAACGTCCGGCCGCTTGGCAGCCAGCATGTCGCGCGCAGAGCGCGACACTTGGTGGCCGAAGCTGTAGTCCTGGTTGACCAGGTAGACCCGGCGCACCGAGCGGTCCTGCCGGATGACTTCGGCCAGTGCCTGCATGCGCATGTCGGCGCTGGCGTCGAAGCGGAAATGCCAGAAGCTGCAGTTTTCGTTGGTCAGGCTCGGGTCGACGGCGGAATAATTCAGGAACAGCACTCGCGCCTCGGGCTGTCGCGCGTTGTGGCGGTTGATGGCCGCCACCAACGCGCTTGCCACCGCCGAACTGTTGCCCTGCAAGACAAAAGGAATGCCTTTGTCCACCAGGCTGCGGAACTGGATCAGGCTTTCGTCGACATTGCCCTTGCTGTCGAACGTGACCAGTTCCATGGGCCGCTGCCCCTGCGCCGTCTTCACACCGCCGCGTGCATTGATCCGCTCGATCGCGAGGCGCAGGTTCCGGACCACGGCATCGCCGGCATTGGCAAACGGCCCGGACAACCCGTCGATCATGCCGAGCCGGATCGGCTCCTGCGCCTGGGCTCCTGCTGCCAACCACATCAGGCCAACCGCCAGCCAGCCCTTCGCCAGTTTCCACATGCCATGCCTCCACGAAAGCGCGCATGGTAAGGCAGCGCCCGCGCCGCCGCAAATCGCAAGGCTCTGTCGGCCCAAGGCTGAGATGCAGCGTCCATGCGCGGATTTGCCGGGAGTTCAGGGAAGAAGAGACGAAGAATGCGCGCTTGTCGAGTGCGAATCGCTAAACTCCCACACTATTCAAATCGACAACGGGGAAGCAGACATGAAAATCTTGCTGCGCGCCTGCCGCACCTTGGCGCTGGCGGCTGGCATCACTGTATTGTCGGCCTGCGCCACGCTGATGCCGGTGGATGAGGGCCGCAAGCTGATCGGCGCACCGCAGGCAGCCGTGCAGGCGCATTTCGGACCGCCGCCCGAAGTCTATGCACTGCGCGACGGCACCTCGCGCTGGATTTACTCGAAGCAGCCACTCGGCCAGCAAGCCTACGCGGCCGACTTCGACCGCAACGGCAACCTGACTGACTTCCGCAACATGCTTGAGACGCCCGAGCTCTACAAGGCCGAGATCGGCAAGTGGACCCGGCGCGATGTGCAGGAGCACTTCGGCATGACGCGCGAGCCGGTCGAGTATTTCCCGCGCATGAAGCGCGAAGTCTGGACCTACCGTTTCCGCCATGAGGGCGTGTGGCCGTCACTGTTCAACTTCTATTTTGACGACGACGGCATCCTGCGCCAGACGCAGATCACTCCGGACCCGCTCAACGACCCGGACCGGCGCAGGCGCTGGTAAGCCTGCTCAATGAAAATAGCCCGCGGACCGCGTCTGGCGGCCAACGGGCTGATTCGGGCGCTCGGGCCGGATAGGCCCTTCGCCGCCGGCGCCATTCCGGATGTGAGCGGCGCCAGGATGCGGGTCTGAAAATCAGATCTGCGGGTTGATCTTCTGAACGGCCTTGTCGTGCAGCTTGTTCAGCGCGGCCAGGTAGGCCTTGGCCGAGGCCGCCACGATATCCGGGTCGGTCCCGACGCCGTTGACGATACGGCCGGCCTTGGACAGGCGCACCGTCACTTCGCCCTGCGCCTCGGTACCGCCGGTGATGGCGTTCACCGAATACAGCACCATCTCGGCGCCGCTGTTCACCTGCGATTCGATCGCGTGCAGCGTGGCGTCGACCGGGCCGTTGCCCTCGCCTTCGCCGGCGTGCTCCTGGCCGTCCATGCTGAAGACGACGCGGGCCCGCGGGCGCTCACCGGTTTCCGAGCGCTGCGACAGCGAGATGAAGCGGTAGTGTTCGTTGGCGTCATGCTGGGCCTCGTTCGAGACGATGGCCATGATGTCCTCATCGAAGATCTCGGCCTTCTGATCGGCCAGCTCCTTGAAGCGGCCGAAGGCAGCGTTGACCTCGGCTTCGCTTTCGAGCTCGACGCCCAGTTCCTGCAGGCGCTGCTTGAATGCGTTGCGGCCCGACAGCTTGCCCAGCACGATCTTGTTGGCGGTCCAGCCCACGTCCTCGGCGCGCATGATCTCGTAGGTGTCGCGCGCCTTCAGCACGCCGTCCTGGTGGATGCCCGAGGCATGCGCGAACGCGTTGGCGCCAACCACGGCCTTGTTCGGCTGCACCACGAAGCCGGTGATCTGCGACACCAGCTTCGAGGCCGGCACGATCTGCGTGGTGTCGACGCCGACATCGAGATTGAAGTAGTCGCGGCGGGTCTTCACCGCCATCACCACTTCCTCGAGGCTGGTATTGCCGGCGCGTTCGCCCAGGCCGTTGATCGTGCACTCGATCTGGCGCGCGCCGCCCAGCTTCACCGCGGCCAGCGAGTTCGCCACGGCCATGCCGAGGTCGTTGTGGCAATGGACGGACCACACGGCCTTGTCCGAGTTGGGGATGCGCTCGCGCACCGAACGGATCAGGTCCGCGTAGCCCTCCGGCACCGCGTAGCCCACGGTATCGGGGAGGTTGATGGTGGTCGCGCCTTCGGCGATCACCCCCTCAAGCACGCGGCACAGGAAATCCATGTCCGAGCGGCTGCCGTCTTCGGGCGAGAACTCGATATCGTCCGTGAACTGGCGCGCAAAGCGCACGGCCAGGCGGGCCTGCTCGTACACCTGGTCCGGCGTCATGCGCAGCTTCTTCTCCATGTGCAGCGCCGAGGTGGCGATGAACGTGTGGATACGGAAGGAATTGGCCGGCTTGAGGGCCTCGGCGGCGCGCGCGATGTCCTTGTCGTTGGCGCGGGCCAGCGAGCAGATGGTGGAATCCTTCACGACCTGGGCAATCGCGCGGATGGCTTCGTAGTCGCCGTTGGAGCTTGCTGCAAAGCCAGCTTCGATCACATCGACCTTCAGCCGCTCCAGCTGCTTCGCAATGCGGATCTTTTCCTCGCGCGTCATCGAGGCGCCGGGCGACTGCTCGCCATCGCGCAAGGTGGTGTCGAAAATGATGAGTTTGTCAGACATTGTGGAGCTCCTGGGCTTTATCGTGTGCTGTCCCCGCCATCGTGCCGCCGGGTACCGCCTGTTCCGCGCCTTCACTGCGAGTGAATGCAAAACGCCCCGGCGTGCATCGATGCAGGCCGGGGCGTTGGAAAATTCCTTGGTGATTCCGCGCTAAGGAATGGATAGCCTTAGCGCACGCGCGTCCCGACCTGATGGCCTAGTAGGCCACCTAGGGTGGTGCGGGCGAGTAGGGCTTGGCGCGAAATCATGGCAACGAATATAGCGGAGTTGCCGCGCGCGTGCAAGACGGGGAATCACGGGCGCGGCGAACGCCGTGCTCAGTCCTTCGGCGGGATCCGCAGTTTCTGGCCCGGATAGATCTTGTCGGGATGGGACAACATCGGCGTGTTGGCCTCGAAGATGCGGTTGTATTCGGCGCCGTTGCCATAGGCTGCCTGCGCGATCGCCCACAGCGTGTCGCCCTTGACCACGGTGTGCCACTGCGACTCGGACGACTCCACGTTGACCGACATCTTGTCTTCGACCTTGTCCACGCCTTCGACATTGCCGCAGCACAGGATGATCTTTTCACGCGTGGCCTGGTCAGGGGCCACCCCGAACACGGTCACAAGTCCCTGGGAGCCGTCCACCTGCACCATCAGCCCGGTGGCGTCGAGCCCCATCTTCTTGATATATGCCTCGATGGCATCGCCGGCAGCCCGGTTGGCCGCATCCACTTTCTCGGCCGATGCATCGGCGGCCGCGGCGTCCTGCGCGGCCTTGGCCTCGCCGGTGCCGAACAGCTTTTCCCCCGCTTCCTTGATGAAGTCAAACATGCCCATGATGCCCTCCTGACGGTGAGTGGAAAACACGGTATGCATGCCATGGTTGCGGCCACGGCAATTCGGATCTGGCCGGCAGCGGCCGTAGCAAAGGATGACGGGCGCCGCAGCGCCCTTCCCTTGCGCGCGGCTCAGTGACCGCCGCTATCGACGTTACCGCGCGCCCGCTTTGCCACCCCCGGCTGGCCGTGCATGCCTCGCCAGGCCCACAGCACGTAGCCGGATATCGCGTAGGCGACAAACAGCGCAAACAGGGCGACTGGCGGATCGGTCGACACCAGCACGAACAGCACCAGGACCAGCACCATCATGCCGAACGGCACACGGTAGCGGACATCGAGCGCCTTGCCGCTGTAGAACGGCGCATTCGACACCATCGACAGCCCGGCGTACAACGTGATGCCAAACGCCACCCACGGCATCCACAGTTCCTTGACCGGCAGCTTGTTGTCGATCACAAGCCAGACAAAGCCTGCTACGAGCGCCGCCGCCGCGGGGCTCGGCAGTCCCTGGAAAAAGCGCTTGTCGACCACGCCGATATTGGCGTTGAAGCGCGCCAGCCGCAGCGCCGCGCAGGTGCAATAGACAAAGGCTGCGATCCAGCCCCACTTACCCAGGTCATGCAGGATCCATTCGTACATCACCAGCGCAGGCGCCACGCCAAACGACGTCATGTCCGACAGCGAGTCGTACTGCTCGCCGAACGCGCTCTGCGTATTGGTGATGCGCGCCACGCGCCCGTCCATGCCATCGAGCACCATCGCCGCGAAGATGGCAATGGCCGCCACATCGAAGCGCATGTTCATGGCCTGCACGATGGCGAAGAATCCCGCGAACAGCGCGGCTGTCGTGAACGCATTCGGCAGCAGGTAGATACCGCGGCGGCGCGGGCGCTCGTAGACGATGTCCTGGTCATCGGCGGCATCGTCGTCCAGGTCGTCCGCGCCGCGCAGCTGGTTGTGGCGGAACGGACGCAGGTGCGTCACGTTGCCGTTGGAAGTCCGCTTGTTGCGTCGGTGGAAGGCAACCATTACAGCGCTCCTGTCTGGTTGTCGCTTACTTCAGTTCATCCAGCTCGGCGAGGATGGTCGACGATGCCGACACCTTTTCGCCGATCGTGACACGCGGCCGTGCGCTCGGCGGCAGGTAGACGTCCACCCGGGAGCCGAAGCGGATAAAGCCATAGCGCTGGCCGCGCGACAGGTTCTCGCCCACCTTGGTGTAGCACAGGATGCGGCGCGCCACCAGGCCAGCCACCTGCACCAGCGTCACGATCTGGCCATCGGCTGCGCGGCGGATGACAACCGCATTGCGCTCGTTTTCGGTGGATGCCTTGTCGAGGTCGGCGTTGACGAACTTGCCGGGGAAGTATTCGAGCTTCTCGACCTTGCCGTCAACCGAAGCGCGGTTCGAATGTACGTTGAAGACATTCATGAACACGCTGATCTTCAGCGCCTCACGGCCGGCATAAGGATCCTGCGCCTTTTCCACGGAGACGATGCGTCCGTCCGCAGGAGCCAGCACGGCATTCGGTTGCGACGGGATCGGCCGCGGCGGATCACGGAAGAACTGGAGCACGAACAGCGTGATGATCCACAACGGCAATGCCCACCAGAAACCCGCGCTGACATGGACCAGCAGCGAGATGAGAAAGGCGCCGGCCAGGAACGGCCAGCCTTCACGGGCGATGAGCGGATGAGGATAGTTCATGCAGTGCTTGTTTGGTTGAGAGGAAAAGGCACGATCGCGCACTCAGGTGCCACGGGTACGGCCACTGGCAGGGCCTGAAGGCACCGACGCGGGGCAGGATAAGGCACGCCCCGTCCAAAGTCCGACAAGGATAACAAAAAGCCGTTCAGGCCCCGCGAATCCCTTCCCAACTATAGAAGGCATCCACGAGACACTGAACGGCCACGGCAGTGCCGCCCGTCGGGTGGCACTGCCTTCCAGCTGGCACGCAGCTTAGTTCTTCGATTGGTCGACCATCTTGTTCTTGGCGATCCACGGCATCATCGCGCGCAGCTTCTCGCCAACCACTTCGATCTGGTGCTCGGCGTTCAGGCGGCGGCGCGAGATCAGGGTCGGGGCGCCGGCCTTGTTCTCCAGCAGGAAGCTCTTGGCGTACTCGCCGGTCTGGATGTCCTTCAGGCACTGCTTCATCGCCTTCTTGGTCTCCTCGGTCACCACGCGCGGACCGGTGACGTATTCACCATACTCAGCGTTGTTGGAGATCGAGTAGTTCATGTTGGCGATGCCGCCTTCATAGATCAGGTCGACGATCAGCTTCAGTTCGTGCAGGCACTCGAAGTAGGCCATTTCCGGCGCGTAGCCGGCTTCCACCAGGGTCTCGAAGCCGGCCTTGATCAGCTCGACGGTACCGCCGCACAGCACGGCCTGCTCGCCGAACAGGTCGGTTTCGGTTTCTTCGCGGAAGTTGGTCTCGATGATGCCGGCACGGCCGCCGCCGTTGGCGGTGGCGTACGACAGCGCGATGTCACGGGCGGCGCCGGACTTGTTCTGGTGCACGGCGATCAGGTGCGGCACGCCGCCACCCTGGGTGTAGGTGGCACGCACGGTGTGGCCCGGAGCCTTCGGCGCGATCATGATCACGTCCAGGTCGGCGCGCGGGATCACGGCACCGTAGTGCACATTGAAGCCGTGGGCGAAGGCCAGCGCGGCACCTTCCTTGATGTTGGCGTGCACTTCGTTCTTGTACACGTCGGCGATCTGCTCGTCCGGCAGCAGGATCATGACCACGTCGGCGTTCTTGACGGCCTCGGCCACTTCCTTCACCTGCAGGCCGGCGTTGACGGCCTTGTTCCACGACGCGCCGCTCTTGCGCAGGCCGACCGTCACGTTCACGCCCGAATCCTTCAGGTTCAGCGCGTGGGCGTGGCCTTGCGAGCCGTAGCCGATGATGGTGACGTTCTTGCCCTTGATCAGGGAGAGGTCGGCGTCCTTGTCGTAAAACACTTTCATGATAATTCCTTCAGTCTCAATCTTTGTATGAGGAGGCGGCATCATCAGGCGCATCTCGCGTGCGCCCGGATCGCGCCGCCCGGGGGGATACTGCGTAAAGTTTCCGCGTGCGTTGCGGGACGTCCCGGTCAGACCTTCAGGATGCGCTCGCCGCGGCCGATGCCCGAGCCGCCCGTGCGGACGGTTTCGAGAATCGCGGTGCGGTCGATGGCATCGAGGAACGCATCGAGCTTGACGCCGTTGCCGGTCAGCTCGATCGTGTAGGTCTTCTCGGTAACGTCGATGATGCGGCCACGGAAGATGTCGGCGGTGCGCTTCATTTCCTCGCGCTCCTTGCCGACCGCGCGCACCTTGACGAGCATCAGCTCGCGCTCGATGTGCGCGCCCTCGGTCAGGTCGACCACCTTGACCACCTCCACCAGCCGGTTCAGGTGCTTGGTGATCTGCTCGATCACGTCATCCGAACCGGTCGTGACGATCGTCATGCGCGACAGCGACGCATCTTCAGTGGGGGCCACCGTCAGCGTCTCGATGTTGTAGCCGCGGGCCGAGAACAAGCCCACCACGCGCGACAGCGCGCCCGGTTCGTTTTCCAGCAGGACCGAAATGATGTGTCGCATTTACAGGTCCTCCGCGCCGAGCAGCATTTCGGAAATGCCCTTGCCCGCCTGGACCATCGGCCAGACGTTTTCGGTGGGGTCGGTCTGGAAGTCCAGGAACACGGTACGGTCCTTCAGGCGGAAGGCCTCGCGCAGCGCCGGCTCGACGTCGGACGTCTTTTCCACGCGCATGCCGACATGGCCATAGGCCTCGGCCAGTTTCACGAAGTCGGGCAGCGCATCCATGTAGGAGTGCGAGTAGCGGTTGTCGTACTCGATTTCCTGCCACTGGCGCACCATGCCCAGATAGCCGTTGTTGAGCGAGCAGATCTTGACCGGGGTGTCGTACTGCAGGCAGGTCGACAGTTCCTGGATACACATCTGAATCGAGCCTTCACCCGTGATGGTGACGACTTCCTTCTCCGGGAACGCCTTCTTGATGCCCATGGCGTACGGCAGGCCCACGCCCATCGTGCCCAGGCCACCGGAGTTGATCCAGCGGCGCGGCTCGTTGAACTTGTAGAACTGCGCGGCCCACATCTGGTGCTGGCCGACGTCGGAGCAGATGAAGGCATCGCCCTTGGTCAGTTCCCAGATCTTCTCGACCACGTACTGCGGCTTGATGATCTCGGAGCTGCGGTCGTACTTGAGGCAGTCCACCGAGCGCCATTGCTCGATCCGCTCCCACCACTTCGCCAGGGCCTCGCGCTTGGGCTTGACGTCGCTGGCCTGGAGCTGGGCGATCAGCTCCTGCAGCACGTCCTTGACGTTGCCGACGATGGGGATATCCACCTTCACGCGCTTCGAGATCGACGACGGGTCGATGTCGATGTGGATGATCTTGCGCGCCTGCGAGGCGAAGTGCGCCGGGTTGCCGATCACGCGGTCATCGAAACGCGCGCCCACGGCAATCAGCACGTCGCACTCCTGCATGGCCATATTGGCCTCGTACGTACCGTGCATGCCGAGCATGCCGACGAACTGCTTGCTGGTTCCCGGGAATGCGCCCAGGGCCATCAGCGTGTTGGTCACCGGGTGGCCCGTCATGGCAGCGAGCTGGCGCAGCTCTTCACTGGCGTTGGCCAGCACCACGCCGCCGCCGGCGTAGATGTACGGACGCTCCGCGCCCTGCAGCAGCGCCACGGCCTTGCGGATCTGGCCCGAATGCCCCTTGTTCACCGGGCTGTACGAGCGCATGTCGATCGACTTCGGGTACTCGTACTTGCAGGTGTTGCGCGAGACATCCTTGGGAATGTCCACGACCACCGGGCCCGGACGGCCGGTAGAGGCAATATAGAACGCCTTCTTGATGGTCGATGCGAGGTCGCGCACGTCCTTCACGAGGAAGTTGTGCTTGACGATCGGGCGGGTAATCCCGACGGTATCGCATTCCTGGAAGGCATCCTGGCCGATCGCGTGGGTCGGCACGTTGCCGGTGATCACGACCATCGGGATCGAATCGAGATACGCGGTGGCAATGCCCGTGACGGCATTGGTCACGCCGGGACCCGAGGTCACCAGGGCGACGCCCACCTTGCCGGTTGCCCGCGCATAGCCGTCTGCGGCATGGACCGCGGCCTGCTCGTGGCGCACCAGGATGTGCTCGAATTTCGTTTGTTTGTGAAGCTCGTCGTAGATATACAGCACTGCGCCGCCGGGATAACCCCAGACGTATTCAACGCCTTCTTCGGCAAGTGCATGAACGAGAATTTCCGCACCGATCATTTCGGGTGCGGCAGATGAATTGCTGTCTGCGTGGGAGAATTCCGCGCTGGGCATGTTCATTTCAGTCCTTTGCAATTTTCGGCAAAAAATTGTTTGGATGCTCTCTGCCGGGCTTGTGGCACGGGTTCAAGCGGTGCGCGTCTGCATGGAAGACCGCCTCATAAGCGGCCGGATGAGACAACCACTGATGTCGTGAACCGTCGATGATACTGCAATGCACCAGCGCGGTCTATGTTCTTTTGAGTCGTCCGGGCGGCACTTGGCATGCAGGTTCTTGTATTAGGGACAATACAGAAGTGGTCATGGCCAGTTGTTTTTTGCTAGCATCGCACCACTCCGGGTACGCCGCGAGCCGTTCGCAGCACATCCGCCAGCACAGAGATATCGTTTTCACCCGCCTGCATGGCTACCGATCAGGAACTGTCCGACTTTCTCGCCAGCGTCGAGCGGCGCGCCTTCAAGCAGGCGGTCTTTGCCGTGCGTGACGATGAAGCGGCGCTGGACATCGTCCAGGACGCCATGATCAAGCTGGCGGAAAAATACGGCGACAAGAGCGCCGCGGAATTGCCCCCGCTGTTCCAGCGCATCCTCCAGAACACCATCCACGACTGGTTCCGCCGCCAGAAGGTGCGCAACACCTGGGTGTCGCTCTTTTCGACGTTGCGCGACGAGCGCGATGGCGACGACAACGACCTGCTCGACACGCTCGAAGCCCAGGCCGGCTCCGAGTCGGCCGAAAGCAGCGCCGACAAGGTCGAGCGGGCGCAGGTGATGCACATTATCGAGCAGGAAATCCAGCGTCTGCCCACGCGTCAACGCGAGGCATTCCTGATGCGTTACTGGGAGGATATGGACGTCGCCGAAACCGCCGCGGTCATGGGGTGCTCAGAAGGCAGCGTCAAGACGCACTGTTCCCGTGCCACGCATACCCTGGCGCAAGCATTGCGCGCACGGGGGGTTCGACTATGAGCAG
Encoded proteins:
- a CDS encoding 2-isopropylmalate synthase; translation: MSDKLIIFDTTLRDGEQSPGASMTREEKIRIAKQLERLKVDVIEAGFAASSNGDYEAIRAIAQVVKDSTICSLARANDKDIARAAEALKPANSFRIHTFIATSALHMEKKLRMTPDQVYEQARLAVRFARQFTDDIEFSPEDGSRSDMDFLCRVLEGVIAEGATTINLPDTVGYAVPEGYADLIRSVRERIPNSDKAVWSVHCHNDLGMAVANSLAAVKLGGARQIECTINGLGERAGNTSLEEVVMAVKTRRDYFNLDVGVDTTQIVPASKLVSQITGFVVQPNKAVVGANAFAHASGIHQDGVLKARDTYEIMRAEDVGWTANKIVLGKLSGRNAFKQRLQELGVELESEAEVNAAFGRFKELADQKAEIFDEDIMAIVSNEAQHDANEHYRFISLSQRSETGERPRARVVFSMDGQEHAGEGEGNGPVDATLHAIESQVNSGAEMVLYSVNAITGGTEAQGEVTVRLSKAGRIVNGVGTDPDIVAASAKAYLAALNKLHDKAVQKINPQI
- the ilvN gene encoding acetolactate synthase small subunit; translation: MRHIISVLLENEPGALSRVVGLFSARGYNIETLTVAPTEDASLSRMTIVTTGSDDVIEQITKHLNRLVEVVKVVDLTEGAHIERELMLVKVRAVGKEREEMKRTADIFRGRIIDVTEKTYTIELTGNGVKLDAFLDAIDRTAILETVRTGGSGIGRGERILKV
- a CDS encoding phosphatidylserine decarboxylase, which translates into the protein MNYPHPLIAREGWPFLAGAFLISLLVHVSAGFWWALPLWIITLFVLQFFRDPPRPIPSQPNAVLAPADGRIVSVEKAQDPYAGREALKISVFMNVFNVHSNRASVDGKVEKLEYFPGKFVNADLDKASTENERNAVVIRRAADGQIVTLVQVAGLVARRILCYTKVGENLSRGQRYGFIRFGSRVDVYLPPSARPRVTIGEKVSASSTILAELDELK
- the lysM gene encoding peptidoglycan-binding protein LysM, translating into MGMFDFIKEAGEKLFGTGEAKAAQDAAAADASAEKVDAANRAAGDAIEAYIKKMGLDATGLMVQVDGSQGLVTVFGVAPDQATREKIILCCGNVEGVDKVEDKMSVNVESSESQWHTVVKGDTLWAIAQAAYGNGAEYNRIFEANTPMLSHPDKIYPGQKLRIPPKD
- the rpsO gene encoding 30S ribosomal protein S15 produces the protein MAVADINKSEVIKQFARGANDTGSPEVQVALLTTRINELTPHFKANMKDHHSRRGLLRMVSRRRRLLDYLKSNDADRYRALIEKLGLRK
- the pssA gene encoding CDP-diacylglycerol--serine O-phosphatidyltransferase, whose amino-acid sequence is MVAFHRRNKRTSNGNVTHLRPFRHNQLRGADDLDDDAADDQDIVYERPRRRGIYLLPNAFTTAALFAGFFAIVQAMNMRFDVAAIAIFAAMVLDGMDGRVARITNTQSAFGEQYDSLSDMTSFGVAPALVMYEWILHDLGKWGWIAAFVYCTCAALRLARFNANIGVVDKRFFQGLPSPAAAALVAGFVWLVIDNKLPVKELWMPWVAFGITLYAGLSMVSNAPFYSGKALDVRYRVPFGMMVLVLVLFVLVSTDPPVALFALFVAYAISGYVLWAWRGMHGQPGVAKRARGNVDSGGH
- a CDS encoding RNA polymerase sigma factor, which gives rise to MATDQELSDFLASVERRAFKQAVFAVRDDEAALDIVQDAMIKLAEKYGDKSAAELPPLFQRILQNTIHDWFRRQKVRNTWVSLFSTLRDERDGDDNDLLDTLEAQAGSESAESSADKVERAQVMHIIEQEIQRLPTRQREAFLMRYWEDMDVAETAAVMGCSEGSVKTHCSRATHTLAQALRARGVRL
- the ilvC gene encoding ketol-acid reductoisomerase; amino-acid sequence: MKVFYDKDADLSLIKGKNVTIIGYGSQGHAHALNLKDSGVNVTVGLRKSGASWNKAVNAGLQVKEVAEAVKNADVVMILLPDEQIADVYKNEVHANIKEGAALAFAHGFNVHYGAVIPRADLDVIMIAPKAPGHTVRATYTQGGGVPHLIAVHQNKSGAARDIALSYATANGGGRAGIIETNFREETETDLFGEQAVLCGGTVELIKAGFETLVEAGYAPEMAYFECLHELKLIVDLIYEGGIANMNYSISNNAEYGEYVTGPRVVTEETKKAMKQCLKDIQTGEYAKSFLLENKAGAPTLISRRRLNAEHQIEVVGEKLRAMMPWIAKNKMVDQSKN
- a CDS encoding branched-chain amino acid ABC transporter substrate-binding protein — its product is MWKLAKGWLAVGLMWLAAGAQAQEPIRLGMIDGLSGPFANAGDAVVRNLRLAIERINARGGVKTAQGQRPMELVTFDSKGNVDESLIQFRSLVDKGIPFVLQGNSSAVASALVAAINRHNARQPEARVLFLNYSAVDPSLTNENCSFWHFRFDASADMRMQALAEVIRQDRSVRRVYLVNQDYSFGHQVSRSARDMLAAKRPDVQFVGDEFHPIGKIKDFAPYIAKIKASGADAVVTGNWGNDLTLMVKAAREGGLQAKFYTFYGNGLGAPAAMGDAGVGRVLAVAEWHPNVGGAASDAFYEQFRARYPEPRDDYVHLRMQMMVEMLARAIEKAGSTDAVQVARALENMRYVNDFHEATVRAEDHQVLQPLYVSVMERQGGEVRFDNEGSGYGFRTVRKLKTAQTTLPTTCRMQRP
- a CDS encoding acetolactate synthase 3 catalytic subunit — translated: MNMPSAEFSHADSNSSAAPEMIGAEILVHALAEEGVEYVWGYPGGAVLYIYDELHKQTKFEHILVRHEQAAVHAADGYARATGKVGVALVTSGPGVTNAVTGIATAYLDSIPMVVITGNVPTHAIGQDAFQECDTVGITRPIVKHNFLVKDVRDLASTIKKAFYIASTGRPGPVVVDIPKDVSRNTCKYEYPKSIDMRSYSPVNKGHSGQIRKAVALLQGAERPYIYAGGGVVLANASEELRQLAAMTGHPVTNTLMALGAFPGTSKQFVGMLGMHGTYEANMAMQECDVLIAVGARFDDRVIGNPAHFASQARKIIHIDIDPSSISKRVKVDIPIVGNVKDVLQELIAQLQASDVKPKREALAKWWERIEQWRSVDCLKYDRSSEIIKPQYVVEKIWELTKGDAFICSDVGQHQMWAAQFYKFNEPRRWINSGGLGTMGVGLPYAMGIKKAFPEKEVVTITGEGSIQMCIQELSTCLQYDTPVKICSLNNGYLGMVRQWQEIEYDNRYSHSYMDALPDFVKLAEAYGHVGMRVEKTSDVEPALREAFRLKDRTVFLDFQTDPTENVWPMVQAGKGISEMLLGAEDL